The Lacipirellula parvula genome window below encodes:
- the tpx gene encoding thiol peroxidase — translation MGRSGAVTFKGTPLTLAGKALAVGDAAPDFKLHYYKDGLKELTLADLKGKPTLLSVVPSLDTPVCAIQTKKFNESVAALGDKINAVTVSLDLPFAQARFCGAEGIANMRVGSDYQDRNFGNSYGTLIEELKILSRAIFVLDGAGKVAYVEYVPEVASEPNYEPALAAVKSLA, via the coding sequence ATGGGTCGCTCAGGCGCCGTCACGTTCAAGGGAACCCCGCTCACGCTCGCCGGCAAGGCGCTCGCCGTCGGCGACGCAGCCCCCGACTTCAAGCTTCACTACTACAAGGACGGCCTGAAGGAATTGACGCTGGCCGACCTGAAAGGCAAGCCGACGCTGCTGAGCGTCGTCCCGTCGCTCGATACGCCGGTTTGTGCGATCCAGACGAAGAAGTTCAACGAGTCGGTCGCCGCGCTCGGCGACAAGATCAATGCCGTGACGGTCAGCCTCGACCTGCCGTTCGCCCAAGCCCGCTTCTGCGGCGCCGAGGGGATCGCGAACATGCGGGTCGGCAGCGATTACCAAGATCGCAACTTCGGCAACAGCTACGGCACGCTGATCGAAGAGCTGAAGATTCTATCCCGCGCGATCTTCGTGCTCGACGGCGCCGGCAAAGTCGCTTACGTCGAATACGTCCCCGAAGTCGCCAGCGAGCCGAACTACGAACCCGCGCTCGCCGCCGTGAAGTCGCTCGCGTAG
- a CDS encoding tetratricopeptide repeat protein translates to MSGGNLARPRLRSVRRWALLSFSGLLTAFGGSVLACAEETSSLDIAFAVAADRAPRPGERSIIVTGPRLSTVDPDVELATDQSDEAPLEPIADVSEYESQFEPDLAEPAAGSAEPTLADPPGDSQGLVATDEAVIDEFPSDEPMAFAEDAPAATQSQTELQTASFNGATPGVTTRDQLIKLWGEPLDEDLSAQTLSFDLKGFPQTIVDFDGDRIASIRVELAEVIAAEDLSGKLGLTEFRSATMLDDMGSLVSTTYPERGVTYHHSPNMGEMASDDSAESDIEPTPVDAVCEIVIRAVGAEAFVDRAHSSPEKDYTHQIADLETALQLDPTNADCRYYLSSAKLHVGQLAEAEKLAASAVEADPTNDEYRLQWAKCLTRLARYNDAVEQTRHILEGKTAPDIVRAAALEEMGQLASLGSKEVQERAISLHNKAIELADKLAADDDVMVQASAHEVLLAAHLAVAERISAGDWQQKDEFVGQWITRASGIAEQMIASGEADVSVRLQVAQSALMAGGRLSPPIDPKLWVAEAEQAVTELTPTLTDEAARKELNWELGLAYFHAAEIQHRRGESDLAVKYGEQAQSLLTAAATNRAEYPDTDYVMGRVCFQLGAVHAVHRNDHRTACKWYDKACKPLLKPAPMTPLATPGHHGDALVSMGVSYWEIGLREKAYDLTEAGLELIEQGVSEGILTNDATLVAQGNLTAMGQALGKVELTTPEPRMSESTVAEQRRSSSSAQQGRPANPRPQTNVARRSNSETNVRRR, encoded by the coding sequence TCCTGACCGCCTTCGGCGGTTCCGTTCTTGCTTGCGCGGAGGAAACGTCGTCGCTCGACATTGCCTTCGCCGTCGCGGCCGACCGTGCTCCGCGACCAGGCGAACGCTCGATCATCGTCACCGGGCCGCGGCTGTCGACGGTTGATCCCGACGTCGAACTCGCCACCGATCAGTCGGACGAAGCGCCGCTCGAGCCAATCGCCGACGTCTCTGAATACGAATCACAGTTCGAACCAGACTTGGCTGAACCCGCCGCGGGCAGCGCCGAGCCGACGCTGGCCGATCCGCCTGGCGACTCCCAAGGTTTGGTCGCGACCGACGAAGCCGTCATCGACGAGTTCCCCTCCGACGAACCGATGGCGTTCGCCGAAGATGCGCCTGCCGCCACACAAAGCCAAACGGAACTGCAGACCGCCAGCTTCAATGGCGCGACTCCCGGCGTCACCACCCGCGATCAGCTGATCAAGCTGTGGGGCGAGCCGCTCGACGAAGATCTATCCGCGCAAACGCTCTCATTCGATTTGAAGGGCTTCCCGCAGACGATCGTTGATTTCGACGGCGATCGCATCGCCTCGATCCGCGTCGAACTAGCTGAGGTAATCGCCGCGGAAGACCTTAGCGGCAAGCTTGGTCTCACCGAATTCCGTTCGGCGACGATGCTCGACGATATGGGTTCGCTCGTCTCGACGACGTACCCCGAACGCGGCGTCACGTACCATCACAGCCCGAACATGGGCGAGATGGCGAGCGACGACAGCGCTGAGAGCGACATCGAACCGACCCCGGTCGACGCGGTCTGCGAGATCGTGATCCGCGCCGTCGGCGCCGAGGCGTTCGTCGACCGTGCTCACAGTTCGCCTGAGAAAGACTACACGCACCAGATCGCCGATCTCGAGACGGCTCTCCAACTCGATCCGACCAACGCCGACTGCCGCTATTATCTCTCGTCGGCCAAGTTGCACGTCGGCCAACTGGCGGAAGCAGAGAAGCTGGCGGCTTCGGCCGTTGAAGCCGATCCGACGAACGACGAGTATCGCCTGCAGTGGGCCAAGTGCCTCACGCGACTTGCCCGCTACAACGACGCCGTCGAGCAGACTCGCCACATTCTTGAAGGAAAGACGGCACCCGATATCGTCCGCGCCGCCGCTCTCGAAGAGATGGGCCAGCTGGCGAGCCTCGGCTCGAAGGAAGTCCAAGAGCGGGCCATCTCGCTCCACAATAAAGCGATTGAACTGGCCGACAAGCTTGCGGCCGACGACGACGTGATGGTGCAGGCTTCGGCTCACGAGGTGTTGCTCGCCGCCCACTTGGCTGTCGCCGAACGGATTTCCGCCGGCGATTGGCAGCAGAAGGATGAGTTCGTCGGGCAGTGGATCACGCGGGCCTCGGGCATTGCCGAGCAGATGATCGCTTCCGGCGAAGCCGACGTTTCCGTTCGCTTGCAAGTTGCTCAAAGCGCCTTGATGGCCGGCGGTCGTCTCTCGCCGCCGATTGACCCGAAACTGTGGGTCGCTGAAGCCGAACAAGCGGTGACCGAACTGACGCCGACGCTGACCGACGAAGCGGCTCGCAAAGAACTGAACTGGGAACTCGGCCTCGCCTACTTCCACGCGGCGGAGATTCAGCATCGCCGCGGCGAGTCGGACCTGGCGGTGAAGTACGGCGAACAAGCGCAAAGCTTGCTCACGGCGGCCGCGACGAATCGTGCGGAGTATCCTGACACTGATTACGTGATGGGTCGCGTCTGCTTCCAGCTCGGCGCCGTCCATGCCGTCCACCGCAACGACCATCGCACGGCGTGCAAGTGGTACGACAAAGCCTGCAAGCCGCTGTTGAAGCCGGCGCCGATGACGCCGCTCGCCACGCCGGGCCACCATGGCGACGCCCTGGTGAGCATGGGCGTTTCCTACTGGGAGATCGGGCTGCGTGAAAAGGCGTACGACCTGACCGAAGCGGGCTTGGAACTGATCGAGCAAGGCGTGAGCGAAGGGATTTTGACCAACGACGCCACGCTCGTCGCTCAGGGGAACCTCACGGCGATGGGGCAAGCTTTGGGCAAAGTGGAACTCACCACGCCGGAGCCGCGGATGAGCGAATCGACTGTCGCCGAACAGCGTCGCAGCTCGTCCTCCGCACAACAAGGACGCCCAGCGAATCCACGCCCACAAACGAACGTCGCCCGCCGTTCCAACAGCGAAACGAACGTTCGCCGCCGCTAA